A portion of the Phycodurus eques isolate BA_2022a chromosome 3, UOR_Pequ_1.1, whole genome shotgun sequence genome contains these proteins:
- the rimbp2b gene encoding LOW QUALITY PROTEIN: RIMS-binding protein 2 (The sequence of the model RefSeq protein was modified relative to this genomic sequence to represent the inferred CDS: inserted 2 bases in 1 codon): MRSTTAKLRNEVVPLQLPSVQRLDNLCLVGNSGAAASLDPDIPSSRRRKHKLLETEISAKRKECQAPGAEVKKTNPTCQTLENELQDFFQENRRLSLQFFNGSRKSSEYEKVKSDYAQLKDTLGAVTQERDLALWERNQLRGKLENLEQVLKHMREAAERRQQLELEHEQALAVLNAKQQEIDLLQKAQVEAKKEHEGAVHLLENHLDSMQAKVRELEEKCRSQSEQFNLLSKELEKFRLQAGFDILSTEPLTVCESPASPNKSLSKLLNGLATPVGKGSETPTSRSLISEFIRPLQSAGDKPELLSVKPTFLTRSRGGSGSARTLLSEMDKELGSTTRSKPRFTGKVRLCIARYSYNPYDGPNEHPEAELALVAGKYLYVYGTMDEDGFYEGELLDGQRGLVPSNFVDFIQEETSSVQHRDSLAKEPGNLNHSSLGPQRPGVSRGIGTGFGSLLLSDGKHGCPNSSSTGSSLGADLLGSSSNGTGTLDVNIDEVGENVVPYPRRINLIKQLAKSIIIGWDPPVVPPGWGSISGYNVLVDKELRMSVPYGGRTKALIEKLNLATNTYRISVQSVTQRGLSDELRCTLLVGKDVVVAPYYLRVDNTTQGSAELSWMPSNSNYSHTLFLNGAEYDMVKAGGYQYQFFNLKPMTVYKVKVAAQTHQVPWQLPTEQRDKREISVEFCTQPAGPPLPPQEVQVQCGQTPGVLQVRWKPPPLTTAGTSNGASVIGYAVCTKGQKIAEVLYPTADYVTVELNRIQCLEAREVIVRTLSTQGESQDSPVAAIPHNLLGSPRLAHRTCGPQPPSRPALSQARPPYPSTYPPIHPQPQVRHPMPPAQPHAQTCSQPICHPPPHANPQFQRQPVSESKPLLSAREPETKEHEAGVRPGPPWERSPSPLPPPRGPDLEPPPFRTRRSPSPQRILPQPQGVPIPNTIAKAMAREAAQRVFAQGNRVEKRNIFSERGDALHPLNSDEEEDAYDSPRARRRGASVDEFLRGSELGRQYRHQQQQQQQQQQQHYSHSEEYYTESSRGSDLSDIMEEDEEDLYSEMQLEEGRRRSINSHNSLKAYYKRQDLAEERDCWDLHREVVKQKSLRSKRLHSIPEVEEETDGVDDAGQRLRFEGGGRPGTPRAARRTFGRDGHERERVAAGENPRHSRRRRSLPRFADIRYFYGAEDRVPGRPDRQNAKSPDSGLDCGSEEEGSLGRGHGGYCAHGAPVRIIHCEGPVERRALAVGRKRTLSRRRSVREDFADVAATSAKSVHTGDFKKREDFGLNELYSARRGEARARSLSRLRWDPPPLIGNSPAHGIAERLDRAGRRPVHIGSPPQRRPIPSIEITVDSNSEGSEGNLSPVKDDVYYGSVARRRIWPSMPSDDQYDSYGGRGHGRGRRSPDYFDESEADELTRVFVALFDYDPLSMSPNPDAADEELPFKEGQVIKVFGKKDTDGFYRAEIRDRVGLIPCNMVSEIQTEDGTMMGQLLKQGFLPLNTPVDKLVNCDRFKDGRAINRRSRKSKRERNRRSGRQHPMSTRRMVALYDYDPRESSPNVDMEYDGTRRDDEAELTFCAGDVIAVFGEIDEDGFYYGELNGHNGLVPSNFLEEVPDDVEVFLTDSPSRYPQDTPARMKTKRVPWDKWAPPRRAGSPTVHPHILXRPIRAPLDMHVSRKTKGPQSEGKKRLLGALSRQLGLFVTLSGQVLISSYQVNREVPSKQPRASVAASGHTSAYSTCLTDWLV, encoded by the exons CATATGCGTGAGGCTGCGGAGCGGCGGCAGCAGCTCGAGTTGGAGCATGAGCAGGCCTTGGCTGTACTCAATGCAAAGCAGCAGGAGATTGACCTGCTTCAGAAG GCTCAGGTTGAGGCTAAAAAGGAACATGAGGGCGCTGTCCATCTGTTAGAG AACCACTTGGATAGCATGCAG GCCAAAGTGCGCGAGCTGGAGGAGAAATGTCGGAGTCAGAGCGAGCAGTTCAACCTGCTGTCCAAAGAGCTGGAGAAGTTTCGGTTGCAGGCCGGGTTCGACATCCTCAGCACTGAACCTTTGACAGTGTGTGAGTCGCCTGCTTCTCCCAACAAATCTCTGTCCAAGCTCCTCAATGGATTGGCAACCCCCGTAGGGAAAG GCAGCGAGACTCCAACAAGCAGATCTTTGATATCGGAGTTCATTCGTCCACTGCAGAGCGCTGGAGACAAACCGGAGCTTCTCTCTGTCAAGCCGACTTTCCTCACTCGCAGTCGAGGCGGCAGCGGCTCAGCACGGACGCTTCTCTCGGAG ATGGACAAAGAGCTCGGTTCGACCACCAGGTCTAAACCGAGGTTTACAGGGAAGGTCCGTCTGTGTATAGCTCGCTACAG TTACAATCCTTACGATGGGCCAAATGAGCATCCAGAAGCAGAGCTCGCCCTGGTGGCAGGAAAGTACCTCTACGTTTACGGAACAATGGATGAGGATGGCTTTTATGAAG GAGAGCTGCTCGATGGCCAACGGGGCCTCGTCCCCTCCAATTTTGTGGATTTTATACAGGAGGAGACATCCTCCGTTCAACACAGGGACTCGCTAGCTAAAGAACCTGGCAACCTCAACCACAGTAGCCTGGGACCTCAGAGACCGGGGGTCAGCAGGGGGATCGGGACGGGTTTCGGCAGCCTGCTGCTGTCTGACGGCAAACATGGCTGTCCAAACAGCAGCAGCACCGGCAGCAGCCTGGGCGCGGACCTCCTGGGCTCCTCCAGCAACGGGACGGGAACTTTAGACGTCAATATTGACGAGGTCGGTGAAAACGTCGTGCCTTATCCTCGCCGCATTAACCTGATTAAACAACTGGCCAAGAGTATCATCATCGGCTGGGACCCCCCTGTGGTTCCTCCTGGCTGGGGCTCCATCAGTGGCTACAATGTCTTGGTGGATAAGGAGTTACGGATGAGTGTCCCCTACGGGGGCAGGACTAAGGCCCTTATTGAGAAACTCAATTTAGCGACCAACACTTACCGGATCTCAGTGCAGAGCGTCACTCAGCGCGGCTTGTCAGACGAGCTGCGGTGCACGCTGCTGGTGGGCAAAGACGTGGTGGTGGCACCTTACTACCTGCGGGTGGACAACACCACGCAGGGCTCAGCTGAGCTCTCGTGGATGCCCAGCAACAGCAACTACAGTCACACGCTCTTCCTCAATGGCGCAGAGTACGACATGGTCAAGGCTGGGGGGTATCAATATCAATTCTTCAACCTGAAGCCCATGACGGTTTACAAAGTGAAGGTCGCGGCACAGACGCACCAGGTGCCTTGGCAGCTTCCAACGGAGCAGAGGGACAAGAGGGAAATCTCTGTGGAGTTCTGCACTCAACCTGCAG GTCCCCCACTTCCACCACAGGAGGTTCAGGTCCAGTGTGGTCAGACACCCGGGGTCCTGCAGGTTAGATGGAAGCCCCCGCCGCTGACTACGGCTGGCACTTCCAACGGTGCCAGCGTAATTGGCTATGCCGTATGCACAAAGGGACAAAAG ATTGCCGAGGTCCTGTACCCCACCGCAGACTACGTGACGGTGGAGTTAAACAGAATCCAATGCCTGGAGGCCAGGGAGGTCATTGTCAGGACATTATCGACACAAGGAGAGTCCCAGGATTCCCCCGTGGCCGCCATCCCACATAATCTATTGGGCTCGCCTCGCCTCGCTCACCGGACTTGCGGGCCGCAGCCGCCGTCCCGCCCCGCTCTCTCCCAAGCCCGCCCTCCGTATCCGTCCACGTATCCCCCGATCCATCCCCAGCCGCAGGTGCGGCATCCTATGCCTCCAGCCCAGCCCCACGCGCAGACGTGCTCGCAGCCCATCTGTCACCCTCCGCCCCACGCCAACCCTCAGTTCCAGCGCCAGCCCGTGTCCGAGTCAAAACCGCTCCTAAGTGCCAGAGAGCCAGAAACCAAAGAGCACGAGGCGGGCGTGCGGCCCGGCCCGCCCTGGGAACGCTCCCCCTCCCCGCTGCCTCCCCCGCGCGGCCCCGACCTGGAGCCGCCGCCCTTCCGAACCCGCCGATCGCCCTCGCCTCAGAGGATCCTGCCGCAGCCTCAGGGAGTCCCCATCCCCAACACCATCGCCAAGGCCATGGCCAGGGAAGCTGCCCAGAGAGTCTTTGCTCAAGGCAACAGG GTGGAGAAGAGGAACATCTTCAGCGAGCGCGGTGACGCCCTGCACCCGCTGAACTccgacgaggaggaggacgcCTACGATTCTCCTCgcgcaagaagaagaggcgccTCGGTGGATGAATTTCTTCGAGGCTCCGAACTGGGCAGACAG TACcgtcatcagcagcagcagcagcagcagcagcagcagcagcactacAGCCACAGCGAGGAGTATTACACGGAGAGCAGCCGGGGTTCCGACTTGTCCGACATcatggaggaggacgaggaagatCTCTACTCTGAGATGCAATTGGAAGAGGGCCGCAGGAGGAGCATCAACTCTCACAACTCTCTCAAG GCGTACTACAAGCGTCAGGACCTTGCTGAGGAGAGAGACTGCTGGGACCTCCACAGGGAGGTGGTCAAGCAGAAGTCGCTGCGCAGCAAGCGTCTCCACAGCATCCCGGAGGTGGAGGAAGAGACCGACGGCGTGGACGACGCGGGCCAGCGCCTGCGCTTCGAGGGAGGCGGCCGGCCGGGAACGCCGCGCGCCGCGCGCCGGACGTTCGGCCGCGACGGTCACGAGCGCGAGCGCGTCGCCGCCGGCGAGAACCCTCGCCATTCGCGGCGCCGGCGCTCTTTGCCCCGCTTCGCCGACATCCGCTACTTCTACGGCGCCGAGGACCGCGTCCCGGGCCGACCCGACCGCCAGAACGCCAAGAGCCCCGACAGCGGTTTGGACTGCGGGAGTGAGGAAGAAGGATCCCTGGGCAGGGGTCACGGCGGTTACTGTGCCCACGGAGCCCCCGTGCGCATCATCCACTGCGAAGGGCCGGTAGAAAGGCGAGCGCTAGCCGTGGGCCGCAAGAGAACTTTGAGCCGCCGGCGCAGCGTCCGGGAGGACTTTGCTGACGTTGCGGCGACCTCGGCAAAGTCCGTCCACACGGGCGACTTTAAAAAGCGAGAAGACTTTGGGCTGAACGAGCTCTATTCCGCCCGTCGCGGGGAGGCTAGGGCCCGCTCATTGTCCAGGCTCCGCTGGGACCCGCCGCCG CTCATTGGAAACTCGCCAGCTCATGGAATTGCGGAGCGTCTGGACCGCGCGGGGCGGAGGCCGGTCCACATCGGCAGCCCCCCTCAGCGACGGCCCATCCCATCCATCG AGATCACCGTGGACAGTAACAGTGAGGGGAGTGAGGGGAACCTCTCACCCGTCAAGGACGATGTTTACTATGGCAGTGTAGCTCGGCGAAGGATATGGCCATCTATGCCCTCAGACGATCAATATG ACAGCTACGGCGGACGCGGGCACGGGCGGGGACGCCGCTCGCCGGACTACTTCGACGAATCGGAAGCGGACGAGCTGACTCGTGTCTTTGTGGCCCTGTTCGACTACGACCCGCTGTCCATGTCTCCCAACCCCGATGCCGCCGACGAGGAGCTTCCGTTCAAGGAGGGCCAGGTCATCAAG GTGTTTGGGAAAAAAGACACGGATGGCTTCTACAGGGCGGAAATCAGAGACCGAGTGGGTTTGATCCCTTGTAACATGGTGTCTGAAATCCAAACGGAGGACGGTACCATGATGGGCCAGCTACTCAAACAAGGCTTTCTGCCACTCAACACTCCCGTGGACAAGTTAG TGAACTGCGATCGTTTCAAAGACGGACGCGCAATAAATCGCAGGTCCCGAAAGTCCAAGCGAG AGAGGAACAGACGGAGCGGCCGTCAGCATCCGATGTCGACCCGCAGAATGGTGGCCCTGTATGACTACGACCCAAGAGAGAGTTCCCCAAACGTCGACATGGAG TACGACGGCACCAGACGAGATGACGAG GCTGAATTGACTTTCTGTGCTGGGGACGTCATCGCGGTTTTTGGGGAAATAGATGAAGATGGATTTTATTAT GGGGAGCTCAACGGGCACAACGGACTCGTTCCTTCCAACTTTCTCGAAGAAGTGCCTGATGATGTGGAGGTTTTTCTCACGGACTCACCATCTCGATACCCCCAGGACACTCCCGCACGGATGAAGACTAAAAGG GTTCCGTGGGACAAATGGGCTCCGCCCAGAAGAGCAGGCTCTCCCACAGTGCATCCACACATCCT CCGTCCCATCAGGGCCCCACTGGACATGCACGTCTCCCGAAAGACAAAAGGACCGCAGTCCGAAGGGAAGAAACGGTTGCTTGGCGCTCTTAGCAGACAACTTGGCCTGTTTGTGACTCTCAGTGGACAG gtcTTAATCAGCAGTTACCAAGTGAACCGTGAGGTACCGTCCAAGCAACCGAGGGCCTCGGTAGCCGCTTCCGGTCACACCTCCGCATACAGCACTTGCCTAACTGATTGGTTAGTTTGA